One Pseudomonadota bacterium genomic window carries:
- a CDS encoding HU family DNA-binding protein: MTKAELVEGIAGKAGVSKAASEKVLKAFMEEVKGGIKKGERVTLVGFGTFYAAERPARMGRNPRTGEEIKIPACTVPKFKAGKALKDDLN; this comes from the coding sequence ATGACAAAGGCTGAATTGGTCGAGGGAATTGCTGGAAAAGCAGGTGTTTCCAAGGCCGCCTCGGAGAAAGTATTGAAGGCTTTCATGGAAGAAGTTAAAGGCGGAATTAAAAAGGGTGAAAGAGTCACTCTGGTAGGTTTCGGTACTTTTTATGCGGCTGAACGTCCTGCACGGATGGGTCGGAATCCCCGTACCGGGGAAGAAATTAAAATTCCTGCCTGTACGGTTCCGAAGTTCAAGGCTGGTAAGGCTTTAAAGGATGATCTG